One Rosa chinensis cultivar Old Blush chromosome 3, RchiOBHm-V2, whole genome shotgun sequence DNA window includes the following coding sequences:
- the LOC112194884 gene encoding uncharacterized protein LOC112194884 isoform X1 — MWFKSCALKHNIVSKRKCFRGASLTPKEYADTSKGLQCDKTANNYCPECGFRLLECAIRNQHTDMIELLLKNGAEIFRDNDIGRGIETMDALVKLGYKEVEGEFLYTSSSVGRFNVWATFSVKNRGIAIFYGGKSRMNVQGKEPDVYFAWGKATFKQEGSVLRIKDGLETSLLEPAEPPYLGSKEIFYWFCNQLNEAIGLGSVVDDGFDLSDIEMALKASLDHFGQPSSQPSMAVGLGSVVDDGFDLSDIEMALKASLDHFGQPSLQPSAPPLPEDACTICFDHRVDTAFVPCGHLICSPCAEKIQHQNLLCPFCHEVVENFAIPRI; from the exons ATGTGGTTCAAAAGCTGTGCTTTAAAACACAACATCGTGTCTAAAAGAAAG TGTTTTAGAGGGGCATCATTGACTCCAAAGGAATATGCAGATACTTCAAAGGGCCTTCAATGCGACAAAACTGCCAATAACTACT GTCCTGAGTGTGGGTTCCGGCTGTTGGAGTGTGCAATAAGGAACCAGCACACCGATATGATTGAGTTGTTGCTTAAGAATGGAG ctgAAATTTTTCGAGATAATGACATTGGAAGAGGCATTGAGACAATGGACGCCTTAGTTAAGCTTGGTTATAAAGAAGTTGAAGGCGAGTTTTTGTACACTTCAAGCTCTGTGGGGAGATTCAACGTTTGGGCTACCTTTTCAGTCAAAAATCGTGGGATTGCTATATTTTATGGTGGCAAGAGTCGAATGAATGTCCAGGGCAAGGAACCAGATGTGTATTTCGCATGGGGCAAGGCTACTTTCAAGCAGGAAGGATCTGTGTTACGGATCAAAGATGGATTGGAGA CTTCCTTGCTGGAACCAGCAGAACCTCCATATTTGGGTAGCAAAGAGATATTCTACTGGTTTTGCAACCAGTTAAATGAG GCTATTGGTTTGGGTTCTGTGGTGGATGATGGCTTTGATCTCTCGGATATAGAGATGGCACTCAAAGCTTCACTGGACCATTTTGGACAGCCATCTTCACAGCCTTCAATG GCTGTTGGTTTGGGTTCTGTGGTGGATGATGGGTTTGATCTCTCTGATATAGAGATGGCACTCAAAGCTTCATTGGACCATTTTGGACAGCCATCTTTACAGCCTTCTGCACCACCTTTGCCCGAAGATGCCTGCACCATCTGTTTTGATCATAGAGTTGACACTGCCTTTGTTCCTTGTGGTCATCTTATCTGCTCACCATGTGCAGAAAAGATTCAGCATCAGAACTTGCTGTGTCCCTTCTGCCATGAGGTGGTGGAGAACTTTGCAATTCCTAGGATTTGA
- the LOC112194884 gene encoding uncharacterized protein LOC112194884 isoform X2 has product MWFKSCALKHNIVSKRKCFRGASLTPKEYADTSKGLQCDKTANNYCPECGFRLLECAIRNQHTDMIELLLKNGAEIFRDNDIGRGIETMDALVKLGYKEVEGEFLYTSSSVGRFNVWATFSVKNRGIAIFYGGKSRMNVQGKEPDVYFAWGKATFKQEGSVLRIKDGLETSLLEPAEPPYLGSKEIFYWFCNQLNEAIGLGSVVDDGFDLSDIEMALKASLDHFGQPSSQPSMVISDFSLIERGMKRFSIRTCCVPSAMRWWRTLQFLGFDCKRKIAFDGKV; this is encoded by the exons ATGTGGTTCAAAAGCTGTGCTTTAAAACACAACATCGTGTCTAAAAGAAAG TGTTTTAGAGGGGCATCATTGACTCCAAAGGAATATGCAGATACTTCAAAGGGCCTTCAATGCGACAAAACTGCCAATAACTACT GTCCTGAGTGTGGGTTCCGGCTGTTGGAGTGTGCAATAAGGAACCAGCACACCGATATGATTGAGTTGTTGCTTAAGAATGGAG ctgAAATTTTTCGAGATAATGACATTGGAAGAGGCATTGAGACAATGGACGCCTTAGTTAAGCTTGGTTATAAAGAAGTTGAAGGCGAGTTTTTGTACACTTCAAGCTCTGTGGGGAGATTCAACGTTTGGGCTACCTTTTCAGTCAAAAATCGTGGGATTGCTATATTTTATGGTGGCAAGAGTCGAATGAATGTCCAGGGCAAGGAACCAGATGTGTATTTCGCATGGGGCAAGGCTACTTTCAAGCAGGAAGGATCTGTGTTACGGATCAAAGATGGATTGGAGA CTTCCTTGCTGGAACCAGCAGAACCTCCATATTTGGGTAGCAAAGAGATATTCTACTGGTTTTGCAACCAGTTAAATGAG GCTATTGGTTTGGGTTCTGTGGTGGATGATGGCTTTGATCTCTCGGATATAGAGATGGCACTCAAAGCTTCACTGGACCATTTTGGACAGCCATCTTCACAGCCTTCAATGGTGATTAGTGACTTCTCACTAATAGAGAGAGGAATG AAAAGATTCAGCATCAGAACTTGCTGTGTCCCTTCTGCCATGAGGTGGTGGAGAACTTTGCAATTCCTAGGATTTGATTGCAAAAGGAAGATAGCTTTTGATGGGAAG gtttga
- the LOC112194884 gene encoding E3 ubiquitin-protein ligase XIAP isoform X3 — translation MIELLLKNGAEIFRDNDIGRGIETMDALVKLGYKEVEGEFLYTSSSVGRFNVWATFSVKNRGIAIFYGGKSRMNVQGKEPDVYFAWGKATFKQEGSVLRIKDGLETSLLEPAEPPYLGSKEIFYWFCNQLNEAIGLGSVVDDGFDLSDIEMALKASLDHFGQPSSQPSMAVGLGSVVDDGFDLSDIEMALKASLDHFGQPSLQPSAPPLPEDACTICFDHRVDTAFVPCGHLICSPCAEKIQHQNLLCPFCHEVVENFAIPRI, via the exons ATGATTGAGTTGTTGCTTAAGAATGGAG ctgAAATTTTTCGAGATAATGACATTGGAAGAGGCATTGAGACAATGGACGCCTTAGTTAAGCTTGGTTATAAAGAAGTTGAAGGCGAGTTTTTGTACACTTCAAGCTCTGTGGGGAGATTCAACGTTTGGGCTACCTTTTCAGTCAAAAATCGTGGGATTGCTATATTTTATGGTGGCAAGAGTCGAATGAATGTCCAGGGCAAGGAACCAGATGTGTATTTCGCATGGGGCAAGGCTACTTTCAAGCAGGAAGGATCTGTGTTACGGATCAAAGATGGATTGGAGA CTTCCTTGCTGGAACCAGCAGAACCTCCATATTTGGGTAGCAAAGAGATATTCTACTGGTTTTGCAACCAGTTAAATGAG GCTATTGGTTTGGGTTCTGTGGTGGATGATGGCTTTGATCTCTCGGATATAGAGATGGCACTCAAAGCTTCACTGGACCATTTTGGACAGCCATCTTCACAGCCTTCAATG GCTGTTGGTTTGGGTTCTGTGGTGGATGATGGGTTTGATCTCTCTGATATAGAGATGGCACTCAAAGCTTCATTGGACCATTTTGGACAGCCATCTTTACAGCCTTCTGCACCACCTTTGCCCGAAGATGCCTGCACCATCTGTTTTGATCATAGAGTTGACACTGCCTTTGTTCCTTGTGGTCATCTTATCTGCTCACCATGTGCAGAAAAGATTCAGCATCAGAACTTGCTGTGTCCCTTCTGCCATGAGGTGGTGGAGAACTTTGCAATTCCTAGGATTTGA